The Mauremys mutica isolate MM-2020 ecotype Southern chromosome 1, ASM2049712v1, whole genome shotgun sequence genome has a segment encoding these proteins:
- the LOC123371778 gene encoding putative olfactory receptor 52P1 has product MAVFNLTPSDPSTFILKGIPGLEAAHIWISIPFSIFYIIGLLGNFTVLFVVGKEQTLHKPMYLLLCMLAVTDIGISTSTVPNTLCIFWFYLKSITVGGCLTQTFFLHAVYTMHSAVLVTMAFDRYVAICNPLRYATILTNTRIANLGLVGLIRAVLFILPMPLLLSRLPFCANRIIPHTYCDHIAVAKTSCGDITVNRMYGLVIVFLVIGLDLKLIVLSYGLIIRAVLRISSKKTHQKALNTCTAHICVVLISYVSVLFTTLTHRFGQGIAPHVHIILANLYVLLPTMLNPIIYGVKIKELRDKVVKYICRM; this is encoded by the coding sequence ATGGCAGTTTtcaacctcaccccctctgacCCTTCAACATTCATCCTAAAGGGAATCCCTGGTCTGGAAGCTGCCCacatctggatttccatccctttctctataTTCTACATTATTggcctgttgggaaatttcaCAGTTCTGTTTGTTGTAGGCAAAGAACAGACCCTGCACAAGCCAATGTACCTTCTTCTCTGCATGCTGGCAGTCACAGATATCGGCATTTCTACATCCACCGTGCCAAAcacactgtgtatattttggttctATTTGAAAAGCATTACTgtgggtggctgcctcacccagacATTCTTCCTACACGCGGTTTATACGATGCACTCAGCCGTCCTCGTGACAATGGCCTTTGATCGCTATGTTGCTATATGTAACCCACTAAGATACGCCACCATCCTCACCAACACACGAATAGCTAATCTAGGGCTTGTGGGTTTGATAagagctgttctcttcattctgcccatgcccctgctcctcagcaggttgccattctgtgccaaccgcattatcccTCATACATACTGCGATCACATAGCTGTGGCAAAGACGTCATGTGGGGACATCACAGTGAACAGGATGTACGGCTTGGTGATAGTGTTTTTAGTCATTGGGTTAGACCTGAAACTCATTGTCCTGTCGTATGGTCTGATTATCAGGGCTGTCCTCAGAATCTCCTCTAAGAAAACCCATCAaaaagccctcaacacctgcacagcccacatctgtgtgGTGCTGATTTCTTATGTTTCTGTCCTCTTCACCACTCTGACACACCGGTTTGGTCAGGGCATCGCTCCCCATGTTCACATCATCTTGGCAAACCTCTATGTCCTTCTCCCCACCATGCTTaaccctatcatttatggggtTAAAATTAAAGAGCTTCGTGACAAAGTGGTTAAATACATCTGCAGAATGTGA
- the LOC123362538 gene encoding putative olfactory receptor 52P1 codes for MAAFNLTPSDSSIFTLVGIPGLEAAHIWMSIPFFTFYVISLLGNFTVLFVISKEQTLHKPMYLLLCMLALTDIGISTSVVPKALCIFWFNLKGITMDGCLTQMFFLQAISVMHSAVLVTMAFDRYIAICDPLRYATILTNARIAKLGLVGLTRAVLFVLPEPLFLSRLRFCANRIIPHTYCTHMTVAKMSCGEDITVNRTYSSVTAFVFIGLDLTLIALSYGLIIRAVLRISSKKAHLKTLNTCTAHICVMLISYTPSLFSILTQRFGQGIAPHVHIILANIYFFISPMLNPIIYGVKTKELRDKVGKYARRT; via the coding sequence ATGGCAGCTTtcaacctcaccccctctgacTCTTCAATATTCACCCTAGTGGGGATCCCGGGCCTGGAAGCTGCTCACATCTGGATGTCCATCCCATTCTTTACGTTCTACGTTATCAGCCTGTTGGGAAATTTCACAGTTCTATTTGTTATAAGcaaagagcagaccctgcacaagccgatgtacctgctgctctgcatgctggcgcTCACAGACATCGGCATCTCTACCTCTGTAGTGCCtaaggcactgtgtatattttggttcaatttgaaaggAATTACTATGGATGGCTGTCTTACGCAGATGTTCTTCCTTCAAGCGATTTCTGTTATGCACTCGGCTGTTCTTGTGACAATGGCCTTTGATCGCTACATTGCTATATGTGATCCTCTGAGATACGCCACCATCCTCACCAATGCACGAATAGCTAAGCTAGGGCTTGTGGGTTTGACAAGAGCTGTACTCTTCGTTCTGCCCGAACCCCTGTTCTTGAGCAGACTGCGattctgtgccaaccgcattatccccCACACATACTGCACACACATGACTGTGGCAAAGATGTCGTGTGGTGAGGACATCACAGTCAACAGGACGTACAGCTCAGTGACAGCATTTGTATTCATCGGGTTAGACCTGACGCTCATTGCCCTGTCCTATGGTCTGATCATCAGGGCcgtcctcagaatctcctccaagaaAGCACACCTGAAAACCCTCAACACATgcacagcccacatctgtgtgatgctGATTTCTTATACGCCCTCCCTCTTCTCCATTCTGACACAGCGGTTTGGTCAGGGCATTGCCCCCCATGTTCACATCATCTTGGCCAACATCTATTTCTTCATCTcccccatgctcaaccctatcatttatggggtcaaaaccaaagagcttcgtgacaaaGTGGGCAAATACGCTCGCAGAACATGA
- the LOC123367599 gene encoding olfactory receptor 52E2-like has translation MAVFNITHSNPSTFFLMGIPGLEAAHIWISIPFAVFYIIGLLGNFTLLFVVYKEQALHNPMYLLLCMLALTDITTPTFVMPNALCIFWFNLKGITMGGCFTQMFFLHTVSLMHSAILVTMAFDRYVAICNPLRYATILTNARIAKLGLVGLIRAVLFILPLPLLLSRQPFCTNRIIPHTQCEHIAVAKMSCGDITVNRTYGLVLFFVVIMSDLTLIALSYGLIIRAVLRLSSKEAHQKALNTCTAHICVMLTYYTPSLFSNLTNRFGQGIAPHIHIILADLYLLIPPMLNPIIYGVKSKELRDKVGKYICRK, from the coding sequence ATGGCAGTTTTCAACATCACCCACTCTAACCCTTCAACATTCTTCCTAATGGGCATCCCTGGCCTGGAAGCTGCCCacatctggatttccatcccttttgCTGTATTCTACATTATCggcctgttgggaaatttcacacttctgtttgttgtatacAAAGAGCAGGCTCTTCATAATCCAATGTACcttctgctctgcatgctggcgcTCACAGACATCACCACACCTACTTTCGTCATGCCAAatgcactgtgtatattttggttcaatttgaaaggTATTACTATGGGCGGCTGCTTCACCCAGATGTTTTTCCTTCACACTGTTTCTCTTATGCACTCCGCCATCCTCGTGACAATGGCCTTCGATCGCTacgttgccatatgtaaccctctCAGATACGCCACCATCCTCACCAATGCACGAATAGCTAAGCTAGGGCTCGTGGGTTTGATAagagctgttctcttcattctgcctctgcccctgctcctgagccGGCAGCCATTCTGTACAAATCGTATTATCCCTCACACACAATGCGAGCACATAGCTGTGGCGAAGATGTCATGTGGGGATATTACAGTGAACAGGACATACGGCTTGGTGCTATTCTTTGTAGTCATCATGTCAGACCTGACGCTCATTGCCCTGTCCTATGGTCTGATCATCAGGGCCGTTCTCAGACTCTCCTCCAAGGaagcccaccagaaagccctcaacacctgcacagcccacatctgtgtgatgctGACGTATTATACTCCCAGCCTCTTTTCCAACCTGACAAACCGGTTCGGTCAGGGCATAGCTCCCCACATTCACATCATCTTGGCTGACCTCTATCTCCTCATCCCTCCCATGCTCAACCCaatcatttatggggtcaaatccaaagagcttcgtgacaaaGTGGGTAAATACATCTGCAGAAAGTGA